A genomic region of Lachnoclostridium edouardi contains the following coding sequences:
- a CDS encoding hydratase, with amino-acid sequence MVTLYDGGVYLLNGSEILTEKEAEERAKAGKMPAVAGKGSYKEEAKKGTIAYSILEAHNTSGSMEKLKIRFDAMTSHDITYVGIIQTSKASGMEEFPIPYVLTNCHNTLCAVGGTINEDDHLFGLSACKKYGGIFVPPHIGVMHQYMREMMAGCGKMILGSDSHTRYGALGTMAVGEGGGELVKQLLKDTYDISYPGVIAVYLEGKPASYVGPQDIALAIIGAVYKNGYVKNKVMEFVGPGVSSMTTDYRNGVDVMTTETTCLTSVWRTDEDTKEYLTMHGRGGDFKELNPKEVAYYDGMVRVDLSTVKPMIALPFHPSNTYEIDQLNSNLEDILRQVEVEAEKIIDNPDIHYTLTDKIIDGKLCVEQGVIAGCAGGTYSNIMEAAHILKGRSCGYDQFALSVYPSSQAVFIDLVNKGVIADLMTAGATVRSAFCGPCFGAGDTPSNKGLSVRHTTRNFPNREGSKPGNGQIASVALMDARSIAATAANGGVLTSAEQFADNYQVPAYHFDGTVYENRVYQGFGKGCKEKELIYGPNIKDWPAMSQLADNILLKVCSRIMDPVTTTDELIPSGETSSYRSNPLGLAEFTLSRRDPGYVGRTKEVDKIEKARNAGICPTEAEPALKEIFEKIRTISGNENVKANETEIGSVVYALRPGDGSAREQAASCQRVIGGLANIALEYATKRYRSNVMNWGMLPFLMEGEPEFQIGDYIYVPGIRQILDGDMRKIPAYIIGDSVKEITLSIADMTPEEREIVKAGCLINYNRNKAKQ; translated from the coding sequence ATGGTTACATTGTATGACGGCGGAGTATATCTGCTGAACGGCAGCGAAATTTTAACAGAAAAAGAGGCGGAAGAAAGAGCTAAGGCTGGAAAGATGCCGGCGGTGGCAGGAAAGGGCAGCTATAAGGAGGAAGCAAAAAAGGGAACTATTGCTTATTCCATATTAGAAGCTCACAATACCTCAGGCAGCATGGAAAAGTTAAAAATCAGATTTGACGCAATGACTTCCCACGACATTACATATGTGGGAATTATCCAGACATCAAAGGCGTCAGGAATGGAGGAGTTTCCGATTCCCTATGTGCTTACAAACTGCCACAACACTTTATGTGCAGTAGGGGGCACTATTAACGAAGATGATCATTTATTTGGATTGTCCGCATGTAAAAAGTACGGCGGAATTTTCGTGCCTCCTCATATTGGAGTTATGCATCAGTATATGAGAGAGATGATGGCTGGCTGCGGAAAGATGATTTTAGGCTCAGACAGCCACACAAGATACGGAGCCCTGGGAACTATGGCTGTAGGCGAGGGCGGCGGAGAGCTGGTAAAGCAGCTGTTAAAGGATACATATGATATTTCTTATCCGGGAGTAATCGCCGTTTATCTGGAAGGAAAGCCTGCTTCCTATGTAGGTCCTCAGGACATTGCTTTGGCTATTATTGGAGCTGTTTATAAAAACGGCTATGTGAAAAATAAAGTCATGGAGTTTGTAGGTCCAGGGGTATCTTCCATGACCACAGATTACAGAAACGGCGTGGACGTTATGACCACAGAAACTACATGTCTTACATCTGTCTGGAGAACAGATGAGGATACAAAAGAATATTTGACTATGCACGGAAGAGGCGGGGACTTTAAAGAGCTGAATCCAAAGGAAGTGGCATATTACGACGGCATGGTGCGGGTAGATTTAAGTACTGTTAAGCCAATGATCGCACTTCCCTTCCACCCCAGCAACACATACGAAATAGACCAGCTGAACAGCAACCTGGAGGATATTTTAAGACAGGTGGAGGTAGAGGCAGAAAAGATAATTGATAATCCGGACATTCATTATACATTAACTGACAAGATTATTGACGGAAAGCTTTGCGTAGAGCAGGGAGTAATTGCAGGCTGCGCAGGAGGAACATATTCTAATATTATGGAGGCTGCCCACATTTTAAAGGGACGTTCCTGCGGATATGACCAGTTTGCTTTATCTGTTTATCCTTCCTCCCAGGCAGTATTTATTGACCTGGTAAATAAGGGAGTGATTGCAGATCTGATGACTGCGGGAGCTACAGTGAGAAGCGCCTTCTGCGGACCTTGCTTCGGCGCAGGGGACACTCCTTCCAACAAGGGCCTGAGCGTGCGCCACACCACCAGAAACTTCCCTAACAGAGAAGGTTCTAAGCCAGGAAACGGCCAGATTGCATCAGTGGCTCTTATGGATGCCAGATCAATTGCAGCTACAGCTGCCAACGGCGGCGTGCTTACATCTGCAGAGCAGTTTGCAGACAATTACCAGGTGCCTGCATACCATTTTGACGGAACTGTTTATGAAAACAGAGTATATCAAGGCTTTGGAAAAGGATGTAAGGAAAAAGAGCTGATTTATGGACCAAATATTAAAGACTGGCCGGCTATGAGCCAGCTGGCTGACAATATTTTATTAAAAGTGTGCTCCAGAATTATGGACCCTGTTACTACAACAGACGAGCTGATTCCTTCTGGAGAAACCTCATCCTACAGATCTAACCCATTAGGCCTGGCAGAGTTTACTCTTTCCAGAAGAGATCCTGGATATGTGGGACGCACAAAGGAAGTGGACAAGATTGAAAAGGCCAGAAATGCAGGAATCTGTCCTACAGAAGCAGAGCCTGCTTTAAAAGAGATTTTTGAGAAGATCAGAACAATTTCAGGCAATGAAAATGTAAAGGCAAATGAGACAGAAATCGGAAGCGTGGTTTACGCGTTAAGGCCGGGAGACGGCTCTGCCAGAGAGCAGGCGGCCAGCTGCCAGAGAGTGATTGGCGGTCTTGCCAATATTGCGTTGGAGTACGCTACAAAAAGATACCGTTCAAATGTAATGAACTGGGGTATGCTTCCATTCCTTATGGAGGGAGAGCCTGAATTCCAGATTGGAGATTATATTTATGTGCCTGGAATCCGGCAGATTCTGGACGGAGATATGAGAAAAATACCTGCATATATTATAGGCGATTCTGTAAAGGAAATCACTTTAAGTATTGCAGATATGACTCCGGAGGAAAGGGAAATTGTCAAGGCAGGATGTCTGATTAACTATAACAGAAACAAGGCAAAACAGTAG
- a CDS encoding ClpP family protease — MGDKSKKKEQKVCGENNLEEEKKEKEVEEKKDARLEEYGQVMLDHNERKRKIYLLSIIGEVEGHENLPGNSKATKYDHILPKLAELEDNAEIEGVLVLLNTSGGDVDAGLAIAEMIASLSIPTVSLVLGGSHSIGVPLAVSADYSFIVPTGTMMVHPVRMTGMVIGTERTYEYFEMIQDRILTFVSDHAEIAYDKLKQLMHSTEMLTRDLGTVLVGEEAVKAGLINEVGGIYQALQKLYAMIDKKKKK, encoded by the coding sequence ATGGGAGATAAATCTAAGAAAAAAGAACAGAAAGTCTGTGGGGAAAATAATCTGGAGGAGGAGAAAAAGGAGAAAGAGGTAGAGGAGAAAAAGGACGCCAGACTGGAAGAGTACGGGCAGGTAATGTTAGATCACAATGAAAGAAAGAGAAAAATATATTTGCTGTCTATTATCGGGGAGGTGGAGGGCCATGAAAATCTTCCGGGAAACAGCAAGGCCACAAAGTACGACCATATTCTGCCAAAGTTAGCGGAATTGGAGGATAATGCTGAAATTGAAGGGGTGCTGGTGCTTTTAAATACATCTGGAGGGGACGTGGACGCAGGTCTTGCCATAGCAGAAATGATAGCCTCTTTAAGTATTCCTACAGTGTCCCTGGTGCTGGGAGGAAGCCATTCTATTGGGGTGCCTTTAGCAGTTTCAGCAGATTATTCATTTATTGTGCCTACGGGCACAATGATGGTCCATCCTGTGAGAATGACGGGTATGGTCATTGGCACAGAAAGAACATATGAATATTTTGAAATGATTCAGGACAGAATTTTAACCTTTGTATCTGACCATGCAGAGATTGCTTATGACAAATTAAAACAGCTGATGCACAGCACAGAAATGCTTACCAGAGATTTAGGCACTGTTTTAGTTGGGGAAGAAGCTGTTAAAGCGGGGCTGATTAATGAGGTGGGAGGGATTTATCAGGCCCTTCAAAAGCTGTACGCCATGATAGACAAGAAAAAGAAAAAATAA
- a CDS encoding isocitrate/isopropylmalate family dehydrogenase, protein MEKYIEEAAEHFKKLYAEQLERVARMEQAGEALNFKELKPVIIGMCPGDGIGPVIFKEAEKTLKYLLKAEIEEGKVEIRNIDGLTLENRLACGQTIPDEVLAQLKECHAILKGPTTTPQADSGVKNLESANVSLRRELDLFANVRPVNVPDKQIDWTFFRENTEGEYALGSKGVEMPGKLAFDFKVITDAGTRRIAKAAFEFARNNHKNHVAIVTKANIMKKTDGKFLSICKEVAADYPEITVTDWYVDIMSANLINPDMQSKFQVFVLPNLYGDIITDEAAQLQGGVGTAGSANTGSRYAMFEAIHGSAPRMIAEGLGDYANPCSILKATEMLLRHIDMADKADKLAMAMAACEKEGKVAVTGTREGNTAAEYGDYLLEKLNEM, encoded by the coding sequence ATGGAAAAGTACATTGAGGAGGCAGCGGAGCATTTTAAAAAGCTGTATGCAGAGCAGTTAGAAAGAGTTGCCCGTATGGAGCAGGCGGGGGAGGCCTTAAACTTTAAAGAATTAAAGCCTGTAATTATCGGCATGTGCCCTGGAGACGGTATTGGGCCTGTTATTTTTAAGGAAGCAGAAAAAACCTTAAAATACCTTTTAAAAGCAGAAATTGAAGAGGGAAAAGTAGAAATCCGCAATATTGACGGCCTTACGCTGGAAAATCGTCTGGCCTGCGGACAGACAATTCCTGATGAGGTGCTGGCTCAGTTAAAGGAATGCCACGCTATTTTAAAGGGCCCTACTACAACGCCTCAGGCAGACAGCGGAGTGAAGAACCTGGAAAGCGCCAACGTATCTTTGCGCCGGGAGTTAGACTTATTTGCCAATGTAAGACCTGTAAATGTACCTGACAAACAGATTGACTGGACATTTTTTAGGGAAAATACAGAAGGAGAATACGCCTTAGGCAGCAAAGGCGTGGAGATGCCTGGAAAGCTGGCCTTTGATTTTAAAGTAATTACAGACGCAGGCACCAGAAGAATTGCAAAGGCTGCATTTGAATTTGCAAGAAACAACCATAAAAATCATGTGGCCATTGTTACAAAGGCCAATATTATGAAAAAAACTGACGGAAAGTTTTTATCTATTTGTAAAGAAGTAGCTGCAGATTACCCGGAAATTACAGTTACCGACTGGTATGTAGACATTATGAGCGCAAACCTGATTAACCCGGATATGCAAAGCAAGTTCCAGGTATTTGTACTGCCAAATCTTTATGGAGATATTATTACAGACGAGGCTGCTCAGCTGCAGGGCGGAGTTGGAACTGCCGGAAGCGCCAACACAGGAAGCAGATACGCCATGTTTGAGGCAATTCACGGCAGCGCCCCCAGAATGATTGCAGAAGGCCTGGGAGACTATGCAAACCCGTGCAGCATTTTGAAGGCTACAGAAATGCTGCTGCGCCATATTGACATGGCTGATAAGGCGGACAAGCTGGCTATGGCTATGGCTGCCTGCGAGAAGGAAGGAAAGGTTGCAGTAACAGGTACAAGAGAGGGAAATACTGCCGCTGAATACGGAGATTATCTTTTAGAAAAGCTGAACGAAATGTAA
- a CDS encoding 2-isopropylmalate synthase yields MLVVSKNSNLLEQDPYRYSLQDIPEPNLYREFFPYDEVPKISFNFRQCPIGMPEEIWITDTTFRDGQQSRVPYTKKQMVDLYKMLSRLSGPKGIIRQTEFFVYDKKDKEALLECMDLGLQFPEITTWIRANKKDFQMVKDLGVKETGILVSCSDYHIFKKRKLTRQQAMDEYLDTVDQAFSAGIIPRCHLEDITRADFYGFVVPFVNALMEKSRQAGIPVKIRACDTMGYGIPYTGVALPRSVPGIIYGLQHYSDVKSQQLEWHGHNDFYKAVSNATCAWLYGASAVNCSLLGIGERTGNVPLEAMVFEYASLKGTMDQMEPTVITEIARYYKKEIGYHVPEMTPFVGRNFNVTRAGIHADGLMKDEEIYNIFDTEKILKRAPEVAVSNTSGLAGIVYWMNNYYELSGENCVTKKDSIVEQLKNWVDEQYNGGRQTVISDEELDTQVQKIAPCKYHSFF; encoded by the coding sequence ATGCTGGTAGTATCAAAAAACAGCAATTTATTGGAACAGGACCCATACCGCTATTCTCTTCAGGATATTCCTGAGCCTAATCTTTACAGAGAATTTTTTCCCTATGACGAGGTGCCTAAAATATCCTTTAACTTCCGCCAATGTCCTATTGGGATGCCGGAAGAAATATGGATTACAGATACTACCTTTCGTGACGGACAGCAGTCCAGAGTGCCTTATACAAAAAAACAGATGGTGGACCTGTATAAAATGCTTTCCAGACTTTCCGGCCCTAAAGGCATTATCAGGCAGACAGAATTTTTTGTGTATGACAAAAAGGATAAGGAAGCTCTTTTAGAGTGTATGGATTTAGGACTTCAGTTTCCGGAAATTACTACCTGGATCAGAGCCAACAAAAAAGATTTCCAGATGGTAAAGGATTTGGGAGTTAAGGAGACAGGAATATTAGTCAGCTGTTCTGACTACCATATTTTCAAAAAAAGAAAGCTTACAAGACAGCAGGCTATGGACGAATATTTAGACACCGTAGACCAGGCTTTTTCCGCAGGAATTATTCCCAGATGCCATTTAGAGGATATTACAAGAGCTGACTTTTACGGATTTGTCGTGCCTTTTGTAAACGCTTTAATGGAAAAGTCCAGACAGGCGGGAATTCCTGTAAAAATCAGAGCCTGCGACACGATGGGATATGGAATCCCTTACACCGGCGTGGCCCTTCCAAGAAGCGTGCCGGGAATTATTTACGGCCTGCAGCATTATTCTGACGTAAAAAGCCAGCAGTTAGAATGGCACGGACATAATGATTTTTACAAAGCTGTATCAAACGCCACCTGCGCATGGCTTTACGGAGCTTCAGCAGTAAACTGTTCTCTTTTAGGAATTGGGGAGAGAACAGGAAACGTGCCTTTAGAGGCTATGGTATTTGAGTACGCGTCCTTAAAGGGAACAATGGACCAGATGGAGCCAACAGTAATTACAGAGATCGCCAGATATTATAAAAAAGAAATCGGCTACCATGTGCCGGAGATGACGCCTTTTGTAGGCAGGAACTTTAATGTTACAAGGGCGGGCATCCATGCAGACGGGCTGATGAAGGATGAAGAAATTTATAATATTTTTGATACAGAGAAAATTTTAAAAAGAGCCCCTGAAGTGGCTGTCAGCAATACCTCTGGCCTGGCGGGGATTGTATATTGGATGAATAATTATTACGAGCTTTCAGGTGAAAATTGTGTGACAAAAAAAGATTCTATTGTAGAACAGTTGAAAAATTGGGTGGATGAGCAGTATAATGGAGGACGTCAGACAGTGATCAGCGATGAAGAGCTGGATACACAGGTGCAGAAGATTGCGCCGTGCAAATACCATTCATTCTTTTAG
- a CDS encoding C40 family peptidase gives MADKIDYKVSINRARRRRNRNQYQKYFIIGGIVIILLLLGLIIWKLASDPASGPTGSQGRASVSEAGEEPQISEEELAEQKKQEEIASVINSYENLGIAQVSGYLNIRETAESKGNIIGKLMGGSGCEITETLDGWYKIFSGGIEGYVSSEYIVTGDEAKALAEENIKLRAIINISEGNLNVRQEPVQDGMNNVVSQVLDKERYEVEEQRDGWIKISSGWISADYAEVKMCLNEARKMDLRAMAVNQYDNIVISKVNNYLNIRSEPKEDGNNNVIGKFPSKAAGEILETLDGWYKIKSGNITGYVTADPQYTAVGQEARDLAMSSASLMAIVKTEALNVRTEPNVDSARWTQISKEERYPVLQQLDGWVQIELDTEDSDEAYISTRDNNVEVRYALNEAIKFSPLEEKANKEASRRTQIVNYALQFVGNPYVWGGTSLTKGADCSGFTMKVLENFGISLPHYSGSQAKMGRAVSSSEMRPGDLIFYTNSRGVVNHVAMYIGNGQIVHAASRRSGIKISTWNYRKPKTIRNVID, from the coding sequence ATGGCAGATAAAATTGATTACAAGGTGAGTATCAACAGAGCCAGAAGACGGAGAAACAGAAATCAGTATCAGAAATATTTTATAATAGGCGGGATAGTTATTATTCTCCTCCTGTTAGGATTAATTATATGGAAGCTGGCTTCTGACCCGGCTTCCGGTCCTACAGGCAGTCAGGGAAGGGCCAGCGTCTCAGAGGCAGGGGAGGAACCCCAGATATCTGAGGAGGAGCTGGCAGAGCAGAAAAAACAGGAAGAAATAGCCAGTGTCATAAATTCCTATGAAAATTTAGGGATTGCTCAAGTGTCCGGCTATCTGAATATCCGGGAAACAGCTGAAAGCAAAGGCAATATTATTGGAAAGCTTATGGGCGGCAGCGGATGTGAAATTACAGAAACCTTGGACGGATGGTACAAAATTTTTTCCGGCGGCATTGAAGGCTATGTCAGCAGCGAATATATAGTGACTGGTGATGAAGCCAAGGCCTTGGCTGAGGAAAATATTAAGCTGAGAGCAATTATTAATATTTCAGAAGGAAATCTGAATGTTCGCCAGGAGCCTGTACAGGACGGCATGAATAATGTAGTAAGTCAGGTTTTGGATAAAGAGCGATACGAGGTAGAGGAACAGAGGGACGGATGGATTAAAATTTCTTCCGGATGGATTTCAGCTGATTATGCAGAAGTGAAGATGTGCTTAAATGAAGCCAGAAAAATGGATTTGCGGGCCATGGCTGTAAATCAGTACGACAATATTGTAATATCTAAGGTAAACAATTATTTAAATATTAGAAGCGAGCCTAAGGAAGACGGAAATAACAATGTAATCGGAAAGTTTCCGTCAAAGGCTGCAGGGGAAATTCTGGAAACCTTAGACGGATGGTACAAGATTAAGTCAGGAAATATTACAGGCTATGTAACGGCAGACCCTCAGTACACAGCAGTGGGCCAGGAGGCCAGGGATTTGGCTATGAGCAGCGCCTCTTTAATGGCGATTGTAAAGACAGAGGCTTTAAATGTAAGAACAGAGCCTAATGTAGACAGCGCCAGATGGACTCAGATTTCCAAGGAGGAAAGGTATCCTGTGCTGCAGCAGCTGGACGGCTGGGTGCAGATTGAGCTGGACACAGAGGACAGCGACGAGGCTTATATTTCCACCAGAGATAACAATGTGGAGGTGCGGTACGCTTTAAATGAGGCGATTAAGTTTTCACCTTTGGAGGAGAAGGCCAACAAGGAGGCTTCCAGAAGAACCCAGATTGTAAATTATGCCCTTCAGTTTGTGGGAAATCCTTACGTATGGGGAGGAACCAGCTTGACAAAAGGAGCCGACTGTTCTGGATTTACAATGAAGGTTTTAGAGAACTTTGGAATTTCTCTTCCTCATTATTCTGGCTCTCAGGCTAAAATGGGACGGGCAGTGTCCTCCAGCGAAATGAGGCCGGGAGATTTGATTTTCTATACAAACAGCCGGGGAGTTGTAAACCACGTGGCTATGTATATTGGAAACGGCCAGATTGTTCATGCCGCCAGCAGAAGAAGCGGAATCAAGATTTCCACATGGAATTACAGAAAGCCAAAAACAATCAGAAACGTAATTGATTAA
- a CDS encoding GntR family transcriptional regulator, with product MDVLVQEKGTPLAEQVFKVLESEILQGRLKPGEVITEPKLSQALGVSRTPIREALQHLEQESLVEIRSNRGAVVLGITGDDLEVIYDMRIRLEGLAAREAAECAGEEQLKEMRQVLDLQEFYVEKNDPENQEVFDSQFHEMIYEFSGKRILKDVLKKLHHRIKRFRQLSVTDMERSRKAVKEHREILQAIEEKNGELAELLTIRHVENAKASTMKKIEKKEKISDGKVH from the coding sequence ATGGACGTATTAGTTCAAGAAAAAGGAACGCCTTTAGCAGAACAGGTATTTAAGGTTCTGGAAAGCGAAATTCTCCAGGGCAGGCTGAAGCCGGGAGAGGTGATTACAGAGCCGAAATTGTCTCAGGCTCTGGGAGTCAGCAGGACGCCTATTAGAGAGGCCCTTCAGCATTTGGAGCAGGAATCCCTGGTGGAAATCCGTTCTAACAGAGGAGCTGTAGTTTTAGGAATCACAGGGGACGACCTGGAGGTTATTTACGACATGAGAATCAGGCTGGAAGGTCTTGCAGCCAGGGAGGCGGCAGAATGTGCAGGCGAGGAGCAGTTAAAAGAAATGCGGCAGGTTCTGGATCTCCAGGAGTTTTATGTGGAAAAAAACGACCCTGAAAACCAGGAGGTTTTTGATTCTCAATTCCATGAAATGATTTACGAATTTTCAGGAAAACGAATTTTAAAGGACGTATTAAAAAAACTGCATCACAGGATTAAAAGATTTAGGCAGCTTTCTGTAACAGACATGGAAAGGTCCAGAAAGGCAGTAAAAGAACACAGGGAAATCCTGCAGGCGATTGAGGAAAAAAATGGAGAGCTGGCGGAGCTTTTGACAATTCGTCACGTGGAAAACGCCAAGGCCAGCACCATGAAAAAAATTGAGAAAAAGGAGAAGATATCAGATGGAAAAGTACATTGA
- a CDS encoding class I SAM-dependent methyltransferase: MRNEYDNEKFFEEYGKMPRSREGLSAAGEWHQLKLLFPPLQGKRVLDLGCGYGWHCNFAAEQGAAKILGIDLSKKMIEKAKHENIADQIEYRVCGIEDYEYPENTWDCVISNLALHYVKDIGQIFQKVHKTLKENGVFIFNIEHPVFTSGVGQDWIYTEDGALQYWPIDNYFITGERKTNFLGCNITKQHHTLTQILMGLLDNGFKLKVVEEAKPSEEMMDIPGMRDELRRPMMLLVKSIAKKGE; encoded by the coding sequence ATGAGAAATGAATACGACAACGAAAAATTTTTTGAAGAATACGGGAAAATGCCTCGCAGTAGAGAAGGTTTAAGCGCCGCTGGAGAGTGGCATCAATTAAAGCTTTTGTTTCCGCCGCTTCAAGGTAAAAGAGTTCTTGATTTAGGGTGCGGTTACGGTTGGCATTGTAATTTTGCAGCAGAACAGGGTGCGGCAAAGATATTAGGAATTGATTTAAGTAAAAAAATGATTGAAAAAGCCAAACATGAAAATATAGCGGATCAGATAGAATATAGAGTTTGTGGAATAGAGGATTACGAGTACCCGGAAAATACATGGGATTGTGTGATTTCTAATCTGGCGTTGCATTATGTTAAGGATATAGGTCAAATATTCCAAAAAGTACATAAAACATTGAAAGAAAATGGAGTATTTATTTTCAATATCGAGCATCCAGTATTTACATCCGGTGTGGGACAGGACTGGATTTACACAGAAGATGGGGCTTTGCAATATTGGCCGATAGATAATTATTTTATAACAGGAGAAAGAAAAACAAACTTCTTAGGTTGTAATATAACAAAGCAGCATCACACACTTACACAAATATTAATGGGACTGCTGGATAACGGTTTTAAACTTAAAGTTGTAGAGGAGGCCAAACCATCTGAAGAAATGATGGATATTCCAGGAATGAGAGATGAACTGCGCCGTCCCATGATGCTGCTGGTAAAATCAATTGCAAAAAAAGGAGAATAA